In Sphingobacteriaceae bacterium, a single genomic region encodes these proteins:
- the rsmG gene encoding 16S rRNA (guanine(527)-N(7))-methyltransferase RsmG, with product MSLVLKYFPELSPTQITQFEKLQALYEDWNSKINVISRKDMEHFEERHLLHSLGIAKIIQFKSGTKILDVGTGGGFPGIPLAILFPDSTFLLVDSIGKKIKVVQEVATALKLKNVIARQQRAEEVKEKFHFVVSRAVTEFPVFHKWVKHKFLAENNHEIKNGILYLKGGDLKDEFGPMLQHAVLHDLKDYFSEEFFESKKVVYFKA from the coding sequence ATTTCATTAGTCCTGAAATATTTTCCTGAATTAAGTCCGACTCAAATTACACAATTTGAAAAATTACAAGCTTTATATGAAGATTGGAATAGCAAAATAAATGTTATTTCCAGAAAAGATATGGAGCATTTTGAAGAGCGACATCTATTACATTCGCTCGGTATTGCAAAAATTATACAATTTAAGTCCGGCACTAAAATATTAGACGTTGGTACAGGAGGAGGATTTCCCGGCATTCCATTAGCGATACTATTCCCGGATAGCACTTTTCTGTTGGTTGACAGTATCGGTAAAAAAATTAAAGTAGTACAAGAGGTGGCCACAGCCCTAAAACTAAAAAATGTGATAGCCCGGCAACAACGGGCGGAAGAAGTGAAAGAAAAATTTCACTTTGTTGTAAGCCGCGCCGTTACAGAGTTTCCTGTATTTCACAAATGGGTAAAGCACAAATTTTTAGCGGAAAACAATCATGAAATTAAAAATGGCATTCTATATCTCAAAGGTGGCGATTTAAAAGATGAATTTGGACCTATGTTGCAACATGCCGTATTGCATGATTTAAAAGATTATTTTTCAGAAGAATTTTTTGAATCGAAAAAAGTAGTTTATTTTAAGGCATGA
- the lptC gene encoding LPS export ABC transporter periplasmic protein LptC: MRYTFIIFSTLFCSLLIMSCTNDMKQVMNLPTIQKRPSQIGDSVTMLYTDSALLKVVVKANRMLVFDKEVSEPFTVLTNGLFVTFYDDEEKISSTLKARYGVRFDHSKRMEAKYGVEVINRDGNKLETEKLIWDEPKKLIYTDAHVKITTEKEIITGKGLESNQDFTKYSLKEITGILKIKNNEL, encoded by the coding sequence ATGAGGTATACATTCATAATTTTTAGCACTTTGTTTTGTTCACTTCTGATTATGTCATGCACCAATGATATGAAGCAGGTAATGAATCTCCCTACTATTCAAAAAAGACCCTCTCAAATCGGAGACAGCGTTACTATGTTATATACCGATAGTGCCTTGTTGAAAGTGGTTGTTAAAGCCAATCGCATGTTAGTTTTTGATAAAGAAGTAAGCGAACCCTTTACTGTATTAACGAATGGTTTATTTGTTACATTTTATGATGATGAAGAAAAGATTTCAAGCACATTAAAAGCCAGATATGGAGTACGATTTGATCATAGTAAACGCATGGAAGCCAAGTATGGCGTGGAGGTGATTAATAGAGATGGCAATAAGTTAGAGACTGAAAAATTGATTTGGGATGAACCCAAAAAATTAATCTATACGGATGCTCATGTTAAAATTACTACAGAAAAAGAAATTATAACAGGCAAAGGATTAGAAAGCAATCAGGATTTTACAAAGTATAGTTTAAAAGAAATTACCGGAATTTTAAAAATTAAAAACAATGAGCTCTGA
- a CDS encoding glycosyltransferase, with product MIFPQFNELGLPEILCLFAAAGILLLIIGYCVNILPLVFYKKKNAENHLPPVSIIICAKNEDDNLTEFLPKICSQNYPEYEVIVVNDCSFDNTENVIVEFSRIFDNLKKVTIKEDDYYKHGKKFALLVGIKGAKYENLLLTDADCYPASENWLKEMASCFTEKKEIVLGYGAYEKHTGLLNKLIRFDAFMIAVQYLSAAIKHKPYMGVGRNLAYTKDLFFRSKGFSNHYHIQSGDDDLFINNVASGLNTQVCVDKEAITYSKPKKNYRDWTIQKARHLSTAPLYKSSSKSRIAFSYFTQYYFYLSLLGLCLSINTILIAPILLTLKVIIHWIMLNKATKKLNESDLLWGSVFFEPVLLILYPAFHLRKLFYKPGKWTN from the coding sequence ATGATTTTCCCTCAATTTAATGAATTAGGGCTGCCGGAAATATTATGTCTGTTTGCCGCTGCAGGCATTCTTTTGTTAATAATCGGGTATTGCGTAAATATTTTACCCTTGGTGTTTTATAAAAAGAAAAACGCAGAAAATCATTTACCTCCTGTTTCCATTATCATTTGTGCAAAAAATGAAGATGATAATCTCACCGAATTTTTACCAAAAATATGTTCGCAAAATTACCCCGAATATGAGGTAATTGTGGTGAATGATTGCAGTTTTGATAATACCGAAAATGTAATTGTGGAATTTTCGAGAATTTTTGACAATCTTAAAAAGGTCACTATTAAAGAAGATGATTATTATAAGCACGGTAAAAAATTTGCTCTTCTTGTAGGAATTAAAGGGGCTAAATACGAAAACTTACTCCTAACCGATGCCGATTGTTATCCGGCCAGCGAAAATTGGCTCAAAGAAATGGCAAGTTGCTTTACCGAAAAGAAAGAAATTGTTTTAGGGTACGGGGCCTACGAAAAACATACCGGATTATTAAATAAGCTTATTCGATTTGATGCTTTTATGATTGCCGTTCAATATTTATCTGCAGCCATAAAACATAAACCGTATATGGGCGTTGGTCGCAATTTAGCTTACACCAAAGATTTATTTTTTCGATCAAAGGGTTTCTCCAATCATTATCATATTCAATCCGGAGATGATGATTTATTTATAAATAATGTAGCCAGTGGTCTTAACACTCAGGTATGTGTTGATAAAGAGGCCATCACCTATTCAAAACCGAAAAAAAATTACAGAGATTGGACTATACAAAAAGCAAGACATTTAAGTACTGCTCCACTCTACAAATCAAGTTCAAAATCGCGGATAGCTTTCTCCTATTTCACACAATATTATTTTTATTTATCGTTGCTTGGCCTTTGTTTGTCGATTAACACTATTTTAATAGCTCCTATTTTATTAACTTTAAAAGTAATCATCCATTGGATTATGTTAAACAAAGCCACAAAAAAATTAAATGAATCGGACCTTTTGTGGGGAAGTGTTTTCTTTGAACCCGTACTTTTAATATTATATCCAGCTTTTCATCTTCGTAAACTATTCTATAAACCGGGCAAATGGACGAACTAG
- a CDS encoding T9SS type A sorting domain-containing protein, whose protein sequence is MPENCIPKIEILSTDEQNLSDFLIAPSKGSLKRNIDPTQIPYVFGKIYTENKFYPNTPIEFNKAYNLRGQNGISLSVFPVKVNSYTGEAVIYSKLVFKISYLNAKGKKIALHTKSANSIDEKEIFSSRFINWNTNSAEKMAYTQLSEYGEMLIIAHPTFSNEMQPFVDWKNQKGIKTNMVTTALTGTTGPAVKTYIQNYYNANPNLLYVLLVGDHQQINAYNAGPAGSETKWSDTYYALLNGNDHYPELMMGRFSASTNSDVATMVERTLEYEKNPTGGEWLTQALGIGSNEGYGIGDENEADWVHLRKIGNKLVTDGYSFFHEFYDSTHAGNDAPGNPSASAVSSTVNSGVSLFMYCGHGSQNGCATSNYNISNVNTSTNNGKYPFSLQVACNNGTFHNGTCFCEAFMRARNQNGPTGAINTCGSTILMAWAEPMDTQDEIGDILSNQYNLNKKYTTGGLFYNGQMHMLDMYPTAQGEEVMETWLMFGDPSCMIRNRSFSNIAATHDNCITPGSNSVNVFTNLGEGKYISISQNNILLGGAQATGGNQAITLTQTFTPSNNLQVTITEFNKVPFISVLPVCQLSGISKSKNIESEIYAETLFSNEITIHIKKNIAEPVNVEIYDLQGKIIIEKSLPNNSTEIKYKLNANQLQTGVYLLKLKKINGELFYSQKLIKSEY, encoded by the coding sequence TTGCCTGAAAATTGTATTCCTAAAATTGAAATACTATCCACAGATGAACAAAACCTTTCCGATTTCCTAATTGCTCCAAGTAAAGGCAGTTTAAAAAGAAACATTGACCCAACGCAAATACCTTACGTTTTCGGAAAGATTTATACTGAAAATAAATTCTACCCAAACACGCCCATTGAATTTAATAAAGCGTATAACCTAAGAGGTCAAAATGGAATTTCATTGAGTGTATTTCCGGTTAAAGTAAATTCATATACCGGAGAAGCGGTTATTTATTCTAAACTGGTTTTTAAAATCAGCTATCTTAACGCTAAAGGAAAAAAAATCGCACTTCATACCAAATCGGCAAATTCCATTGATGAAAAAGAAATATTCAGTAGCCGCTTTATCAATTGGAATACCAATAGTGCCGAGAAAATGGCCTATACGCAATTAAGTGAGTATGGCGAAATGTTAATCATAGCACATCCAACTTTTTCAAATGAAATGCAACCCTTTGTAGATTGGAAAAATCAAAAAGGCATTAAAACAAATATGGTTACTACAGCTTTAACCGGTACTACAGGCCCGGCTGTAAAAACGTATATCCAAAATTATTATAACGCGAACCCTAATTTATTGTATGTTTTATTAGTTGGCGACCATCAGCAAATAAACGCTTATAATGCAGGTCCGGCCGGATCCGAAACCAAATGGAGCGATACTTATTACGCATTACTAAACGGCAATGATCATTACCCTGAATTAATGATGGGACGATTTTCGGCCAGCACAAATAGTGATGTTGCTACTATGGTTGAGCGAACATTAGAATATGAAAAAAACCCTACAGGAGGCGAATGGTTAACTCAGGCTTTGGGCATTGGCTCAAATGAAGGTTATGGCATTGGCGATGAGAATGAGGCCGACTGGGTACATTTGCGAAAAATTGGAAATAAACTGGTAACCGACGGATATTCCTTTTTCCATGAATTTTATGATAGCACACACGCCGGAAACGATGCACCCGGAAATCCAAGCGCAAGTGCTGTTTCCTCTACTGTAAATTCAGGGGTCTCATTATTTATGTATTGCGGTCACGGTTCGCAAAACGGTTGTGCAACCAGTAATTACAATATTTCAAACGTCAATACTTCAACCAATAACGGTAAGTATCCTTTCTCATTACAAGTTGCCTGCAATAATGGTACATTTCATAATGGCACTTGTTTTTGCGAAGCATTTATGAGAGCCAGAAATCAAAACGGACCAACGGGAGCTATCAACACATGTGGTTCAACCATATTAATGGCCTGGGCAGAACCCATGGATACCCAAGATGAAATTGGCGACATCCTTTCCAATCAATATAACTTAAATAAAAAATATACTACCGGAGGTTTATTTTATAACGGACAAATGCATATGTTGGATATGTATCCCACCGCACAGGGAGAAGAAGTAATGGAGACTTGGCTCATGTTTGGCGACCCATCTTGCATGATTCGCAATCGATCATTTTCAAACATTGCAGCCACGCACGATAATTGTATTACACCGGGTTCAAACTCAGTAAATGTTTTTACCAACTTAGGCGAAGGTAAATATATCAGCATTTCACAAAACAACATATTATTAGGAGGTGCGCAAGCTACAGGAGGAAATCAGGCTATCACTTTAACACAAACATTTACTCCATCCAACAATTTACAAGTAACCATAACAGAATTTAATAAAGTTCCATTTATATCCGTGTTGCCTGTTTGTCAGTTATCCGGCATTTCAAAAAGCAAAAATATTGAATCGGAAATCTATGCTGAAACATTATTTTCAAATGAAATAACCATTCACATTAAGAAAAATATTGCAGAGCCGGTAAATGTAGAAATATACGATTTGCAAGGAAAAATAATAATAGAAAAATCATTGCCTAATAATTCAACTGAAATTAAATATAAATTAAACGCAAATCAATTACAAACGGGTGTTTATTTATTAAAGCTCAAAAAAATAAATGGTGAATTATTTTATTCCCAAAAGTTAATTAAAAGCGAATACTAA
- a CDS encoding von Willebrand factor type A domain-containing protein, giving the protein MKTQLISLFMFLTLILNSQNSSKSKIANICGHVKTSDSGKGLHKAKVQLFRNDSLIETVYTNNNGDYCFKTPPFGKYVIKSSHKAYENKTEKISITSSSTTLNDIALENVAVHDLVDKKTEREKIGGRYHGMKCAESYAYSPMPSGYDAGNFNTEEYKHIQDNEFKEVNKNPLSTMSIDVDRASYSNVRRLITNGSLPPADAVRIEEMINYFSYSYKKPKGKVPFSIQTEYTECAWNKEHRIVHIGIQGKEISTTSMPANNLVFLLDVSGSMMTANKLPLVKSGIRLLVEQMRPQDRISIVVYAGAAGLVLPSTSGSEKDKIMAAIEELQAGGSTAGGAGIKLAYNVAKENFIKGGNNRVILATDGDFNIGARSDGEMVRLIEEKRESGVYLTVLGFGTGNYKDAKMEQLADKGNGNYAYIDNIMEAKKVLVNEMGGTLVTIAKDVKIQIEFNPAKVKAYRLVGYENRVLANEDFNDDKKDAGELGAGHTVTALYEIIPAGSTEETASIDPLKYQVIQTKTNISSNEILTVKFRYKEPNEEHSKLITEVVDDQLKKFSSASENCKFASAVSAFGMLLRDSKFKGQADYKSVLALAKSAKGKDEEGYRAEFIRLVEMAEMMAKK; this is encoded by the coding sequence ATGAAAACTCAATTAATAAGCCTCTTTATGTTTTTGACCCTAATATTAAATAGTCAAAACAGCAGTAAATCTAAAATTGCAAATATCTGCGGACATGTAAAAACAAGTGATTCAGGCAAGGGACTACACAAAGCCAAAGTTCAATTATTTCGAAATGATAGTTTAATTGAAACTGTTTATACCAATAATAATGGTGACTATTGCTTTAAAACTCCACCTTTCGGTAAATATGTAATAAAATCAAGTCACAAGGCCTATGAAAATAAAACTGAAAAAATAAGTATTACATCAAGTTCTACCACTTTAAATGATATTGCTTTAGAAAATGTAGCTGTACATGATTTAGTGGATAAGAAAACAGAACGTGAAAAAATAGGAGGCAGATATCATGGAATGAAATGTGCTGAAAGTTATGCCTACTCCCCTATGCCTTCCGGATATGATGCCGGTAATTTTAATACCGAAGAATATAAACACATACAAGACAATGAGTTTAAAGAAGTAAATAAAAATCCTCTTTCAACCATGAGTATTGATGTTGACAGGGCTTCCTATAGTAATGTTAGGCGATTAATTACCAACGGTTCGTTACCACCCGCTGATGCTGTTCGGATTGAGGAAATGATAAATTATTTTTCTTACAGCTATAAAAAACCAAAAGGTAAGGTTCCATTTTCTATTCAAACTGAATATACTGAGTGTGCATGGAATAAAGAACACCGCATTGTGCATATTGGCATTCAGGGAAAAGAAATAAGTACCACAAGCATGCCGGCCAATAATTTAGTTTTTTTACTGGATGTATCCGGTTCTATGATGACGGCAAATAAATTACCCTTAGTAAAATCTGGAATTCGTTTGTTAGTTGAGCAAATGCGACCACAAGATAGAATTTCAATTGTTGTTTACGCCGGTGCAGCCGGATTAGTGCTGCCTTCTACTTCAGGCAGTGAAAAGGATAAAATTATGGCAGCAATTGAAGAATTGCAGGCCGGTGGATCAACAGCAGGGGGCGCAGGTATAAAATTAGCTTACAACGTGGCTAAAGAAAATTTTATTAAAGGCGGAAACAACAGAGTGATACTTGCAACTGATGGAGATTTTAATATTGGCGCAAGAAGTGATGGAGAAATGGTACGGTTAATAGAAGAAAAGAGAGAATCGGGAGTTTATTTAACCGTACTTGGATTCGGGACCGGAAATTACAAAGATGCTAAAATGGAACAATTAGCAGATAAAGGTAATGGTAATTATGCCTATATAGATAATATCATGGAAGCTAAAAAAGTATTGGTAAATGAAATGGGTGGTACTTTGGTAACCATTGCCAAAGACGTAAAAATTCAAATTGAATTTAACCCGGCTAAAGTAAAAGCATATCGATTGGTAGGATATGAAAACAGAGTTTTAGCCAATGAAGATTTTAATGATGATAAGAAAGATGCCGGTGAATTAGGAGCAGGGCACACCGTAACCGCTTTGTATGAAATTATTCCGGCTGGATCAACTGAAGAAACAGCTTCAATTGACCCGCTTAAATATCAAGTCATACAAACTAAAACAAATATTAGCAGCAATGAAATACTTACCGTTAAATTCCGATATAAAGAACCAAATGAAGAACATTCTAAACTGATTACTGAAGTTGTAGATGATCAATTAAAAAAATTCTCTTCCGCCAGCGAAAATTGCAAATTTGCTTCAGCAGTTTCAGCCTTTGGAATGTTATTACGTGATTCTAAATTTAAAGGTCAGGCAGATTACAAAAGTGTATTGGCACTGGCCAAATCTGCAAAAGGAAAAGATGAAGAAGGTTATCGCGCAGAATTCATCAGATTAGTAGAAATGGCCGAAATGATGGCTAAAAAGTAA
- a CDS encoding PD40 domain-containing protein, giving the protein MRFILLIFFLLFFYTGHAQFKDTVGRNKPLDTLMKKKPKKEVKEDNFALRKREHVFFVSNRLCDDNKFDIFKVTPTDKEPPVIIVRGKFRVEGNPNIKKARIMIYNASNEHLVGTFNTNEYTGNYLLVLAPSVKYIFKVDMNNYPTLSEDVEVPLKIDYEVCYQELNVKVNAKNKASISVHSYFTDENEKVFYMKAMVDTNRHFSNMYQFSTLNNKEKLPAEEIHSTVDELVKKQIDIERKKPEDAFRFFKLGKYNEALQIYSLLLRNDPADPFVNYYYGICNYKLGTSKTKAVSCLQLAADCKDVPYNVFLYLGLASHQSYLFTTAIQAFENYKKKASPIEMKTNNINLLIKNCQSGATLIDEKVSIEVLKRSDIKEKEYLSAYNPENVSSVQYKTDFFKSQIDKKKLAKQLITNFHKREYIHVSYGPLEKNGLDLFVNTPLPNGNLSGAKTLGPIINTVEDENYPYLSRNGLTLYFSSKGHNSMGGYDIFKCTRPDTLSEWSSPINLGYPINSTYDDIMYVPDSTEQFAGMCTNRKNGEFEYMHLKLPNKENTYSVVKGQFVTNDSLGFRDAFISVFDINTGELAGIYKTNHETGFYLMILVSGRKYELMLEYEGLPEFRTEFNIPDKKAEFELKQIIRLVRKDNKDDFKVKNYFTEFEAERAVFEKSVGVPVVNTEKVEKKAGTKRTPEQMKLDQEDLSKAKTFFDQANFKEAALLFEKVESRVDLDPLSNYYYGVSLYNSHQDKTYCIPILSGLQREKNIPEDYMLFLARANYYSYRFKTAIGCYQHYLNNNSIAEELKNVLLQEIEYCRNSIVLVNNPQVLEVFERKHVDVHDFHRSLLHIESGSRVLVLTDDLSSSIDKKKKFKSMFYISPDKNVLLYCSYGEDETNSKDIYMRKKII; this is encoded by the coding sequence ATGAGATTTATTCTTCTAATATTCTTTTTGTTGTTTTTTTATACCGGACATGCTCAGTTTAAAGATACTGTAGGTAGAAATAAGCCCTTAGATACTTTAATGAAAAAGAAACCAAAGAAAGAAGTTAAAGAAGATAATTTTGCCTTAAGAAAACGCGAGCATGTGTTTTTTGTATCTAATCGACTATGCGACGATAATAAATTTGATATTTTTAAGGTGACACCTACGGATAAAGAACCGCCGGTAATAATTGTTCGCGGTAAATTTAGAGTTGAAGGTAATCCAAATATCAAAAAAGCCCGTATTATGATTTATAATGCCTCAAATGAACATTTAGTGGGCACTTTTAATACAAATGAATATACCGGAAATTACTTATTGGTTTTGGCGCCAAGTGTAAAATATATATTTAAAGTGGATATGAACAACTATCCGACTTTGAGTGAAGATGTTGAAGTTCCTTTAAAAATAGATTATGAGGTTTGTTATCAAGAACTAAATGTAAAAGTAAATGCTAAAAACAAAGCGAGTATTTCTGTGCATAGTTATTTTACCGATGAAAATGAGAAAGTATTTTACATGAAAGCCATGGTAGATACCAATCGCCACTTTTCAAACATGTACCAATTTTCAACACTGAATAATAAAGAGAAATTGCCGGCCGAAGAAATTCATTCTACGGTTGATGAGCTGGTTAAAAAGCAAATTGATATTGAAAGAAAAAAGCCCGAAGATGCATTTCGTTTTTTTAAGTTAGGCAAATATAATGAGGCATTACAAATCTATTCTCTTTTATTGAGAAATGATCCGGCCGATCCTTTTGTGAATTATTATTACGGTATTTGTAATTATAAATTAGGTACTAGTAAAACAAAAGCGGTAAGCTGTTTACAATTGGCAGCAGATTGCAAAGATGTTCCTTATAATGTTTTTTTGTATTTGGGATTAGCGAGCCATCAATCTTATCTATTTACTACAGCAATTCAAGCGTTTGAAAATTACAAGAAAAAAGCATCGCCTATTGAAATGAAAACGAACAACATTAATTTGTTAATCAAAAATTGTCAAAGTGGAGCAACACTTATTGACGAAAAAGTAAGTATTGAAGTTTTAAAACGAAGCGATATTAAAGAAAAGGAATATTTGAGTGCATACAATCCTGAAAACGTAAGTTCAGTACAGTATAAAACCGATTTTTTCAAATCTCAGATTGATAAGAAAAAATTGGCTAAACAACTGATAACAAATTTTCATAAGCGCGAATATATACATGTGAGTTATGGCCCACTGGAAAAAAACGGCTTGGATTTATTCGTGAATACGCCACTTCCTAATGGAAATTTATCGGGTGCAAAAACACTGGGTCCAATAATAAATACTGTAGAGGATGAAAATTACCCTTATTTAAGTCGGAACGGATTAACGCTTTATTTCTCTTCAAAAGGACATAATAGTATGGGTGGATATGATATTTTTAAATGTACGCGCCCGGATACTTTATCCGAATGGTCAAGTCCCATTAATTTGGGATATCCTATCAATTCTACTTACGATGATATTATGTATGTGCCCGATTCAACCGAACAATTTGCAGGCATGTGTACCAACCGTAAAAATGGTGAATTTGAATACATGCATTTAAAACTACCGAATAAAGAAAATACGTATTCAGTAGTAAAAGGGCAATTTGTAACCAACGATTCATTAGGGTTTCGAGATGCATTTATTTCTGTTTTCGATATCAACACCGGAGAACTGGCCGGAATTTATAAAACTAATCATGAAACCGGTTTTTATTTAATGATTTTGGTTTCCGGCAGAAAGTATGAACTTATGTTAGAGTATGAAGGATTGCCTGAATTTAGAACTGAATTTAATATTCCGGATAAAAAAGCTGAGTTTGAATTGAAGCAAATTATTCGATTAGTTCGAAAAGACAATAAAGATGATTTTAAAGTAAAAAATTATTTTACTGAATTTGAAGCTGAGCGGGCAGTTTTTGAGAAGTCTGTTGGAGTACCTGTAGTTAATACCGAAAAAGTGGAAAAGAAAGCCGGTACAAAGCGAACTCCCGAACAAATGAAATTAGATCAGGAAGATTTAAGTAAAGCGAAAACATTTTTTGATCAAGCCAATTTTAAAGAAGCCGCTCTTCTTTTTGAAAAAGTAGAATCCAGAGTAGATTTAGATCCCTTGAGTAATTATTACTACGGTGTGAGTTTATATAATTCCCATCAGGATAAAACATATTGTATTCCGATTTTATCGGGATTGCAGAGGGAAAAAAATATTCCGGAAGATTATATGTTGTTTCTGGCTAGGGCCAATTATTATAGTTACCGATTTAAAACAGCCATTGGATGTTATCAGCATTATTTAAATAATAATTCAATTGCTGAAGAATTGAAAAATGTTTTATTGCAGGAAATTGAGTATTGCCGAAACAGTATAGTGTTGGTCAATAATCCGCAAGTACTGGAGGTGTTTGAACGTAAACATGTGGATGTGCATGACTTTCATCGTTCATTATTGCATATTGAATCTGGTTCCAGGGTTTTAGTTTTAACAGATGATTTATCATCAAGTATAGATAAAAAGAAAAAGTTTAAATCCATGTTCTATATTTCGCCTGATAAAAATGTTTTACTTTATTGTAGTTATGGTGAAGATGAAACAAACAGTAAAGATATTTACATGCGAAAAAAAATTATCTAA
- the hxpB gene encoding hexitol phosphatase HxpB — MLQNYKALILDMDGVLIDSEPLWRRAMIRGFNDIGRDFTEDDCRKTTGLRFREVVEFWLKSWCLNSVSISDVEQNVINHLIKLIDLEGQSITGIEQVIELAKKNKLKLGLATSSYQILIDAVINKLKLQGVFDVIVSAEKMEYGKPHPEVFLACAKLLQVTPQECIVIEDSVNGVIAGKAAQMAVISVPDIDHKFLKQFAVADFQCENMQEVLRLFKEIKSLHKA, encoded by the coding sequence ATGCTGCAAAACTACAAAGCGCTGATATTGGATATGGACGGGGTACTGATCGACAGCGAGCCCTTATGGCGCAGGGCCATGATTAGAGGATTTAATGATATAGGCCGGGATTTTACCGAAGATGATTGTAGGAAAACCACCGGATTAAGGTTTAGAGAGGTGGTTGAATTTTGGCTTAAAAGCTGGTGTTTAAACAGCGTAAGTATTTCGGATGTAGAACAAAACGTAATTAACCATTTGATAAAACTAATCGATTTGGAAGGTCAATCAATCACCGGCATTGAACAGGTTATTGAATTGGCTAAAAAAAATAAGCTGAAATTAGGTTTGGCCACTTCATCTTATCAAATTTTGATTGATGCGGTAATTAATAAGTTGAAATTGCAGGGTGTATTTGATGTTATTGTTTCAGCGGAGAAAATGGAATACGGTAAACCACATCCTGAAGTGTTTTTGGCTTGTGCAAAATTATTACAGGTGACTCCGCAAGAATGCATAGTGATTGAAGATTCGGTAAACGGAGTAATAGCAGGAAAAGCCGCACAAATGGCCGTAATTAGCGTTCCGGATATCGACCATAAATTCTTAAAACAATTTGCCGTGGCCGATTTTCAATGTGAAAACATGCAAGAAGTTTTAAGACTATTTAAGGAAATAAAGTCCTTGCACAAGGCTTAA
- a CDS encoding sigma-70 family RNA polymerase sigma factor: protein MDELENNEHKLTTKAVYDYKLVRLALDNGDQKAFAELMHRYKESVYFTMLKMCNNKDDADDLTIEAFGRAFKKLEQYSPNYAFSTWLFKIASNNAIDFLRKKKQMNAVSIDNKTENSESKEHSANIRTETLDPEEHFIKKQKIELIRVLVDGLKPKYKEMIELFYFHELSHEEISQRLNLPIGTIKAQLFRARDLLYSALKNSKEKY from the coding sequence ATGGACGAACTAGAAAATAACGAACATAAACTCACCACCAAAGCCGTTTATGACTATAAGTTGGTTCGTCTTGCATTGGATAATGGAGACCAAAAAGCTTTTGCAGAATTAATGCACAGATATAAGGAAAGTGTTTACTTCACAATGCTTAAAATGTGTAATAATAAAGATGATGCCGATGATTTAACTATTGAGGCATTCGGACGCGCATTCAAAAAATTAGAACAATACAGTCCTAATTACGCATTTAGTACCTGGCTGTTTAAAATTGCCAGTAACAATGCCATTGACTTTTTACGCAAAAAGAAGCAAATGAATGCTGTTTCGATTGATAATAAAACGGAAAATTCTGAAAGCAAAGAACATTCAGCTAACATCAGAACCGAAACATTAGATCCGGAAGAACATTTTATCAAAAAACAAAAAATAGAATTAATTCGGGTTTTAGTAGATGGATTAAAACCGAAGTATAAAGAAATGATTGAGTTATTTTATTTTCATGAATTAAGCCATGAAGAAATCTCTCAGCGATTGAACTTGCCCATCGGTACTATTAAAGCTCAATTATTCAGGGCCAGAGATTTATTATACAGTGCCTTAAAAAATAGTAAGGAAAAGTATTGA
- a CDS encoding PD40 domain-containing protein, whose translation MKQTVKIFTCEKKLSNGRWSPEPEKIAAIATDADEEFPSLSTDGQTLYFSSKGLGGMGGYDIYKSVWDDNLQVWGKPVNMGSPVNSPYDDLFYLE comes from the coding sequence ATGAAACAAACAGTAAAGATATTTACATGCGAAAAAAAATTATCTAATGGTAGATGGAGTCCCGAGCCTGAAAAAATTGCAGCAATAGCAACAGATGCGGACGAAGAGTTTCCTTCCTTATCAACCGATGGACAAACGCTATACTTTTCTTCTAAAGGATTAGGTGGAATGGGTGGCTATGATATTTATAAAAGCGTTTGGGATGATAATTTACAAGTTTGGGGAAAACCTGTTAATATGGGATCTCCGGTGAATTCGCCCTATGATGATTTGTTTTATCTGGAATAG